A region from the Desulfomarina profundi genome encodes:
- a CDS encoding RNA-binding domain-containing protein, whose protein sequence is MTKISLMKKIFLLATSFIFFLAGINIYQYLKIKTEIAPTLISEISNVELGEIRVFFASITEQLNIVREWGANGALHYENIHDLNKLFFPLLENKTIINSLVLANSMGDEYFLYKDGQRTITRYSHDLKSTPRTLHFAEWQTVDKELKTWKKTDDYDPRQMSWFFTPDKKNRIHITPVRTFIYSKEKGVTTSVSWKHNGSQVYSVFGLNIPLANIEKFLSIRNKKYSGIVFLINSSENTYISSNSDEISQKNELLDILIHKWNDSGQPRNQVVQFLKGKQPWLASLQPLNTDHPNFWLGVAAPEKQFMSQINAKLFQIDFFDLLIALAGTGLVYLLFMKTHQRKKKNKTPIVRLNEAINRGEGPEIEFKSTVRFNLKTDKNGKEIELAWLKTVVAFLNTRGGTLLIGVNDNGELTGLEKDNFENRDKCLLHVKNLINHHIGAEFSRFIETTLVEIEDKEALLIECSPASTPIFLHIGKNEEFYVRSGPSSAKLTPSQTVRYVTQDHTIDLSGD, encoded by the coding sequence GTTGATCTCAGAAATAAGCAATGTCGAACTGGGTGAAATACGGGTATTTTTTGCCTCAATCACGGAACAACTCAATATTGTAAGGGAGTGGGGAGCAAATGGCGCTCTTCACTACGAAAACATCCACGATCTTAATAAACTGTTCTTCCCTCTTCTTGAAAACAAGACCATCATCAACAGTCTTGTCCTGGCCAACAGCATGGGGGACGAATATTTTCTCTACAAGGATGGCCAAAGGACAATAACCAGGTATTCACATGATTTAAAAAGTACTCCCCGGACGCTTCATTTTGCCGAATGGCAGACCGTGGATAAGGAATTGAAAACATGGAAAAAAACTGACGACTATGATCCCCGGCAGATGAGCTGGTTTTTTACTCCTGACAAAAAAAATCGCATCCATATCACCCCGGTGCGAACATTCATTTACTCAAAGGAAAAAGGAGTCACCACCTCTGTTTCCTGGAAACATAATGGTTCCCAGGTCTATTCAGTCTTCGGACTCAATATTCCCCTTGCCAATATAGAAAAATTCCTTTCCATCAGAAATAAGAAATATTCCGGAATCGTCTTTCTTATCAACTCTTCCGAAAACACGTATATCTCAAGCAACTCTGATGAAATCTCCCAGAAAAATGAACTGCTGGATATCCTTATCCACAAATGGAACGATTCAGGGCAGCCAAGAAACCAGGTTGTCCAGTTCCTCAAGGGTAAGCAGCCATGGCTTGCATCGCTGCAACCCCTGAACACGGATCACCCTAATTTCTGGCTTGGGGTGGCAGCACCTGAAAAACAGTTTATGAGCCAGATCAATGCCAAATTGTTTCAAATCGATTTTTTCGACCTGCTGATCGCTCTTGCCGGAACAGGGCTGGTCTATCTACTCTTTATGAAGACCCACCAGCGAAAGAAAAAAAATAAGACTCCGATTGTACGACTCAATGAGGCAATCAACCGGGGGGAAGGGCCTGAGATTGAATTTAAATCAACAGTCCGTTTCAATCTGAAAACAGATAAAAACGGCAAGGAAATTGAACTGGCGTGGCTTAAAACTGTTGTTGCCTTTTTGAATACCAGAGGCGGAACATTGCTTATAGGTGTCAATGATAACGGAGAACTCACAGGGCTGGAAAAAGACAATTTTGAAAACAGGGACAAGTGTCTTCTTCATGTCAAAAACCTTATCAATCACCATATTGGCGCTGAATTCTCAAGATTTATAGAAACAACCCTGGTTGAAATTGAAGACAAGGAAGCCCTGCTGATAGAATGCTCTCCAGCTTCAACACCGATTTTCCTCCATATAGGTAAAAATGAAGAATTTTATGTGCGCTCCGGACCGTCGTCTGCGAAACTCACACCTTCCCAGACCGTTCGCTATGTTACCCAGGATCACACCATAGACCTCTCAGGAGATTAG